In one window of Streptomyces sp. NBC_01224 DNA:
- a CDS encoding GH1 family beta-glucosidase: protein MTAVRPDIAPKQAPEAADFPTGFVWGAATAAYQVEGGAAEDGRTPSIWDTFSRTPGKVRNGDTGDIAADHYHRYRDDVALMKQLGLKAYRFSVSWSRVQPTGRGPAVERGLDFYRRLVDELLEAGIAPVATLYHWDLPQELEDAGGWPQRVTAERFADYAAIVAGALGDRVGTWTTFNEPWCSAFLGYGSGVHAPGRTEPASALRAAHHLNLAHGRAIEVLRNQLPATAQTSVTLNLHQVRPLTDSAADADAARRIDAVGNRVFTGPMLHGAYPEDLIADTSHLVDWSKLVHDGDLAAISRPIDVLGVNYYTPTLVSTPADGSGDSRDDGHGNSDHSPWPGSEHVAFHLSEGKKRTAMNWAIDPDGLYNLLIDVARDHPGVPLMVTENGAAFDDYVSPEGLVEDPERIEYLRGHLDAVQRAVADGADVRGYFLWSLMDNFEWAYGYSKRFGAVYVDYATQRRIPKASARWYADVIRRHALPPATDLA from the coding sequence ATGACTGCTGTACGACCCGACATCGCCCCTAAGCAGGCGCCCGAGGCGGCGGACTTTCCGACCGGTTTCGTCTGGGGGGCGGCCACCGCCGCCTACCAGGTCGAGGGCGGCGCTGCCGAGGACGGCCGCACCCCTTCCATCTGGGACACCTTCAGCCGCACTCCGGGCAAGGTCCGCAACGGTGACACCGGAGACATCGCCGCCGACCACTACCACCGCTACCGCGACGACGTGGCGCTGATGAAGCAGCTCGGGCTGAAGGCCTACCGCTTCTCCGTCTCCTGGTCCCGGGTGCAGCCCACCGGCCGCGGCCCCGCCGTCGAACGCGGACTGGACTTCTACCGCAGGCTCGTCGACGAGCTCCTCGAAGCGGGCATCGCTCCCGTCGCCACCCTCTACCACTGGGACCTGCCCCAGGAGCTGGAGGACGCCGGCGGCTGGCCGCAGCGGGTGACCGCCGAGCGCTTCGCCGACTACGCCGCCATCGTGGCCGGCGCCCTCGGCGACCGCGTCGGCACCTGGACCACCTTCAACGAGCCGTGGTGCTCGGCCTTCCTCGGTTACGGCTCCGGCGTGCACGCCCCCGGCCGCACCGAGCCGGCCTCCGCCCTGCGCGCGGCCCACCATCTCAACCTCGCCCACGGCCGGGCGATCGAGGTTCTGCGCAACCAACTCCCCGCTACCGCGCAGACCTCGGTCACCCTCAACCTCCATCAGGTCCGCCCGCTGACCGACAGCGCGGCCGACGCGGACGCCGCCCGCCGGATCGACGCGGTGGGCAACCGGGTCTTCACCGGCCCGATGCTGCACGGCGCGTACCCCGAGGACCTGATCGCCGACACCTCGCACCTGGTGGACTGGTCGAAGCTGGTCCACGACGGCGACCTGGCCGCCATCTCCCGCCCGATCGACGTCCTGGGCGTCAACTACTACACACCGACGCTGGTCTCCACGCCCGCGGACGGTTCCGGCGACTCGCGCGACGACGGTCACGGCAACAGCGACCACTCCCCGTGGCCCGGCTCCGAGCATGTCGCCTTCCACCTCTCCGAGGGCAAGAAGCGCACCGCGATGAACTGGGCGATCGACCCCGACGGGCTGTACAACCTGCTCATCGACGTCGCCCGGGACCACCCGGGCGTGCCGCTGATGGTCACCGAGAACGGCGCGGCCTTCGACGACTATGTCTCGCCCGAGGGCCTGGTGGAGGACCCCGAGCGGATCGAGTACCTGCGCGGCCACCTCGACGCCGTACAGCGAGCCGTGGCGGACGGCGCGGACGTACGCGGCTACTTCCTGTGGTCCCTGATGGACAACTTCGAGTGGGCATACGGGTACTCCAAGCGCTTCGGCGCCGTCTACGTCGACTACGCCACCCAGCGCCGCATCCCCAAGGCGAGCGCCCGCTGGTACGCCGACGTCATCCGCCGCCACGCACTGCCCCCGGCCACCGACCTCGCCTGA
- a CDS encoding LacI family DNA-binding transcriptional regulator: MTAARVRSGGRPTLEEVAARAGVGRGTASRVINGSPRVSAHTREAVEAAVAELGYVPNRAARALAGNRTDAIALVVPEPETRFFAEPYFSDIVRGVGAALADTDMQLLLTLVGSDRERRRLAQYLTAHRVDGVLLVSVHADDPLPDLLEQLGMPAVMSGRRSASEPLASVDSDNFEGARAAVDHLISRGRRSIATITGRLDVYGARRRLDGYRKAVSAAGLGPDEQLIAPADFTEEGGAQAMRDLLARRPDVDAVFAASDVMAAGARQVLREAGRRIPDDVALIGFDDSAVARHMDPALTSVRQPIEEMGRTMARVLLQEIAGENQERPQIVLPTELIVRDSS, encoded by the coding sequence ATGACGGCAGCGCGAGTACGGAGCGGCGGGCGGCCCACGCTCGAAGAGGTCGCGGCACGGGCGGGGGTGGGGCGCGGCACGGCCTCGCGAGTCATCAACGGCTCCCCACGGGTCAGCGCGCACACCCGCGAGGCGGTGGAGGCGGCCGTCGCCGAACTGGGGTACGTGCCCAATCGCGCGGCCCGCGCGCTCGCCGGGAACCGTACCGACGCCATCGCCCTCGTCGTGCCGGAGCCGGAGACCCGCTTCTTCGCCGAGCCGTACTTCTCCGACATCGTCCGTGGTGTCGGCGCGGCGCTCGCAGACACCGACATGCAGCTGCTGCTCACCCTCGTCGGCAGCGACCGTGAGCGCCGGCGGCTGGCCCAGTATCTGACCGCACACCGCGTCGACGGCGTGCTGCTGGTCTCCGTCCACGCCGACGACCCGCTCCCGGACCTGCTGGAGCAGCTCGGCATGCCGGCCGTGATGAGCGGCCGCAGATCCGCCTCGGAACCGCTCGCCTCGGTCGACTCCGACAACTTCGAGGGCGCCCGCGCAGCCGTCGACCACCTGATCTCCCGGGGCCGCCGCTCCATCGCCACGATCACCGGGCGCCTCGATGTCTACGGTGCCCGGCGCCGCCTCGACGGCTACCGCAAGGCGGTCTCCGCGGCCGGTCTCGGACCGGACGAGCAGCTGATCGCCCCCGCCGACTTCACCGAGGAAGGCGGCGCACAGGCCATGCGAGACCTGCTCGCCCGCCGCCCCGACGTCGACGCGGTCTTCGCCGCCTCCGACGTCATGGCCGCAGGGGCCCGCCAGGTGCTGCGCGAGGCCGGCCGGCGTATCCCGGACGATGTGGCTCTCATCGGCTTCGACGACTCGGCCGTGGCCCGTCACATGGACCCGGCGCTCACCAGCGTGCGCCAGCCGATAGAGGAGATGGGCCGCACGATGGCCCGCGTACTGCTCCAGGAGATCGCGGGCGAGAACCAGGAGCGTCCGCAGATCGTGCTCCCCACGGAACTGATTGTCCGCGACTCCTCGTGA
- a CDS encoding helix-turn-helix domain-containing protein, whose amino-acid sequence MSQDSAAATEAVRKLSGRRRREVVAVLLFSGGPIFESSIPLSVFGIDRQDAGVPRYRLLVCGGEEGPLRTTGGLELTAPYGLEAISRAGTVVVPAWRSITSPPPAEALDALRRAHEEGARIVGLCTGAFVLAAAGLLDGRPATTHWMYAPTLAKRYPSVHVDPRELFVDDGDVLTSAGTAAGIDLCLHIVRTDHGTEAAGALARRLVVPPRRSGGQERYLDRSLPEEIGSDPLAEVVAWALEHLHEQFDVETLAARAYMSRRTFDRRFRSLTGSAPLQWLITQRVLQAQRLLETSEYSVDEVAGRCGFRSPVALRGHFRRQLGSSPAAYRAAYRARRPQGGGAEAHAPAIEPIVPAQGASAGRRATAAATPPGPHAVTSATVGAGQPEHGKPGPDAYSTGRPTLPGQRSAP is encoded by the coding sequence ATGAGCCAGGACTCCGCCGCCGCAACGGAGGCTGTACGGAAGCTCAGTGGACGACGACGACGAGAAGTCGTCGCCGTACTGCTGTTCAGCGGCGGCCCCATCTTCGAGAGCTCGATCCCGCTCTCCGTGTTCGGAATCGACCGCCAGGACGCGGGAGTTCCGCGCTACCGACTCCTCGTCTGCGGCGGGGAAGAGGGGCCGCTGCGGACCACCGGGGGACTCGAACTGACCGCGCCCTACGGGCTGGAGGCGATCAGCAGGGCAGGCACCGTCGTGGTGCCCGCCTGGCGTTCGATCACCTCGCCGCCGCCCGCAGAAGCGCTGGACGCGCTGCGCCGCGCCCACGAGGAAGGGGCCCGCATCGTCGGGCTGTGCACCGGCGCGTTCGTGCTCGCCGCCGCCGGTCTGCTGGACGGTCGCCCGGCGACCACGCACTGGATGTACGCGCCGACGCTGGCCAAGCGCTATCCGTCGGTGCATGTCGATCCGCGTGAGCTCTTCGTCGACGACGGCGATGTGCTCACCTCCGCCGGGACGGCGGCCGGGATCGATCTCTGTCTGCACATCGTCCGCACGGACCACGGCACGGAAGCCGCCGGGGCACTGGCCCGCCGGCTCGTCGTGCCGCCGCGGCGCAGTGGCGGTCAGGAGCGCTACCTCGACAGGTCTTTACCCGAGGAGATCGGCTCCGACCCGCTCGCCGAGGTCGTGGCCTGGGCGCTGGAGCATCTCCACGAGCAGTTCGACGTGGAGACGCTGGCCGCGCGCGCCTACATGAGCAGGCGGACCTTTGACCGGAGGTTCCGCTCGCTCACCGGCAGCGCACCGCTCCAGTGGCTGATCACCCAGCGGGTGCTGCAGGCGCAGCGGCTGCTGGAGACGTCCGAGTACTCGGTCGACGAGGTCGCGGGCCGCTGCGGCTTCCGCTCGCCGGTCGCGCTGCGCGGACACTTCCGGCGCCAGCTGGGCTCCTCCCCCGCCGCGTACCGGGCCGCATACCGGGCCCGCCGTCCGCAGGGCGGTGGCGCGGAGGCCCACGCCCCGGCGATCGAGCCGATCGTGCCCGCGCAGGGAGCCTCGGCGGGCCGGCGTGCCACGGCTGCGGCCACCCCACCGGGTCCGCATGCCGTCACGTCGGCGACGGTCGGGGCGGGGCAGCCGGAGCACGGGAAACCGGGCCCCGACGCGTACTCCACCGGGCGCCCGACCCTGCCGGGCCAACGGAGTGCCCCGTAG
- a CDS encoding acetate uptake transporter — MDNDVSAGSTSTSTLGHLALGLTLLAFGIGHTGVVDGVTAADAVSLALYVGGIALFVAGLLEFRAGSGFTGTAFAGLGAFWFTWGTGAGAHVSSHAAGLFLLLWALFALSLTLGAAGGGLLVQGTYALLFLALLLLGVGQFADSGSLAKAGGWLAAVSGLAAWYGATAALANWPTALPGRAAGRGVAATG; from the coding sequence GTGGACAATGACGTCTCTGCGGGAAGCACCAGCACCTCTACCCTCGGCCATCTCGCCCTGGGACTCACCCTGTTGGCGTTCGGTATCGGTCACACCGGGGTCGTGGACGGTGTGACGGCGGCCGACGCCGTCTCGCTCGCGCTGTATGTCGGCGGTATCGCCCTGTTCGTCGCCGGACTCCTGGAGTTCCGCGCGGGAAGCGGCTTCACCGGCACGGCCTTCGCCGGGCTCGGCGCCTTCTGGTTCACCTGGGGCACCGGCGCCGGCGCGCATGTCTCCAGCCATGCGGCAGGGCTGTTCCTGCTGCTCTGGGCCCTGTTCGCGCTCAGCCTGACCCTCGGCGCGGCCGGTGGCGGTCTGCTCGTCCAGGGGACGTACGCACTGCTGTTCCTGGCGCTTCTGCTCCTGGGCGTCGGGCAGTTCGCGGACAGCGGGAGCCTGGCCAAGGCGGGCGGCTGGCTCGCCGCGGTGTCCGGTCTCGCCGCCTGGTACGGGGCGACGGCGGCGTTGGCCAACTGGCCCACGGCGCTGCCGGGGCGTGCTGCCGGCCGAGGCGTGGCGGCCACCGGCTGA
- the orn gene encoding oligoribonuclease, producing the protein MNDRMVWIDCEMTGLSLTEDALIEVAALVTDSELNVLGEGVDIVIRPPDAALETMPEVVRQMHTASGLLDELAQGTTLADAEAQVLAYVREHVKEPGKAPLCGNSVSTDRGFLARDMSALEGYLHYRIVDVSSVKELARRWYPRAYFNSPDKNGNHRALADIRDSITELRYYREAIFVPQPGPDSERAKAIAARIAPPTP; encoded by the coding sequence ATGAACGATCGCATGGTGTGGATCGACTGCGAGATGACCGGGCTCTCGTTGACGGAAGACGCACTCATCGAGGTGGCCGCACTGGTCACCGACTCGGAGCTGAACGTGCTCGGCGAAGGGGTGGACATCGTGATCCGCCCACCGGACGCGGCCCTGGAGACGATGCCCGAGGTGGTGCGCCAAATGCACACCGCCTCGGGTCTCCTCGACGAGCTGGCCCAGGGCACCACCCTGGCCGACGCCGAGGCCCAGGTGCTGGCCTATGTCCGCGAGCATGTGAAGGAGCCCGGCAAGGCCCCGCTCTGCGGGAACTCGGTCTCCACCGACCGCGGCTTCCTGGCGCGGGACATGTCGGCCCTGGAGGGCTACCTCCACTACCGGATCGTCGATGTGTCCTCGGTCAAGGAGCTGGCGCGCCGCTGGTACCCGAGGGCGTACTTCAACAGTCCGGACAAGAACGGCAACCACCGGGCGCTCGCGGACATCCGTGACTCCATCACGGAGCTGCGTTACTACCGCGAGGCGATCTTCGTGCCGCAGCCCGGTCCGGACTCGGAGCGCGCCAAGGCGATCGCGGCACGTATCGCGCCGCCCACGCCGTAG
- a CDS encoding universal stress protein has translation MAGHEIPEPADRKQVADPMSDPQAVEETRHSCDPAFRHGVVVGFDGSTSSERALAYAIGMARRSGSGLIIVHVANRLPTTVWAGCEPPVFVDVPDHRTEVLGLELACADYLSEVPWVLVERGGDICHELEEVGREYSADAIVVGSTHGIVGRIFGSVAGRLARRAQRPVVVIP, from the coding sequence ATGGCCGGTCACGAAATCCCCGAACCCGCCGACCGCAAGCAGGTAGCCGACCCCATGTCGGACCCGCAGGCGGTCGAAGAAACACGTCATTCCTGCGACCCCGCCTTCCGGCATGGGGTCGTGGTCGGCTTCGACGGCTCGACATCCAGTGAGCGCGCCCTCGCATACGCCATCGGTATGGCCCGAAGATCAGGTTCCGGCCTGATCATCGTCCATGTCGCCAATCGGCTGCCGACCACCGTCTGGGCAGGCTGCGAGCCGCCCGTATTCGTCGATGTGCCCGACCACCGCACCGAGGTGCTCGGCCTGGAGCTCGCCTGCGCGGACTACCTCTCCGAGGTTCCCTGGGTGCTCGTCGAGCGCGGCGGGGACATCTGTCACGAGCTGGAGGAGGTCGGCCGGGAGTACTCGGCCGACGCCATCGTCGTCGGCTCCACGCACGGCATCGTCGGCCGCATCTTCGGCTCGGTGGCGGGGCGCCTCGCACGGCGCGCGCAGCGCCCGGTCGTCGTCATTCCCTGA